Within Caloranaerobacter ferrireducens, the genomic segment TTGATTACAGATTCAAATAAAATTATTTCATTGTATTATAACGGGAATATAGCATGGAAAAAAGATATAAAGATTATAAATCCAATCATACGATTTGGTAAGCAAAATATATATATATTAGACCCTCTAAATGGACAAGTTACTGCTTTAAATTTAAATGGAGAGGAAATTTGGCGTTATGATTTTAAAAAATCGATTAAAGATATTGTTGAAAAGGAAGATTGTTTGATTATATTTACAAAGGCTGGAGAAAGCAAGGATCAAATAAACATATTTAATTTAAAAGGAGATTTAGTTGGTAATATTATTTTAGAGCAAGGAGTAGCTTTAGATTGTGATATTTCAAGAGATAAAAAGAAAGTACTTATTAATGTTTTAGATTTAAGTGATGAAAAGATAAAAAGTAAAGTAGCATTATATTCTGTAAATGGTTATGAGATATGGGGACAAAGTATTGAAAATGATATAATAGCGAAAATTAATTTTATTGATGGTAAGATATTATCAGTTACGAAAAGCAATATCAGATTGTTAAACAGTAAGCAGAAGCTGCTTTGGGATAGAAATGTTAATGGAGAAATAATAGACTTGAGAGTTGATATTAATGATAAGAAAATTATTCTATTATATGATGGAGATAAAAAATATTTAGAGGTTGTGAGTATAAATGGAAGAACTATAATGAAAAAAGAAGTTGATAAAAGTATTAAAAAGATATATAAAAAAGATAGCAATATTTATCTAGCTGGTGATAAAAGGATATATGGAATAAGTAAAGATGTATTTTTGGATTATAATACTAGCGAAAAGATAAAATCCATAGGTATTTTGAAAGATAAACTGATTATTATTACGAATGAAAACATAAAAATAATGAAGCTAGTCAATTTGAAGAGTAATTAGGAGCTGATTTTTATGAATTGGGTAGATTATGTTGTTATTGTTATACTTCTAGTAAATGGTCTAGGAGGATTAAGAAAAGGATTGATAATAACGGTATTTAACTTATTTGGTTTCATTTTATCCTTATATATAGCTAAATTATATTATCCTGTACTTGCGAATTTTATAAAAAATAATCCAAATTTTATTTATACTATAAAAAAATATGTTACAACGAGAGTACAAATTATAATAAATAAGATAGGGAATTCTGGTAGTATAGGCGATTTTTTTGAAATACTTAAATTACCAAATAAATTAGGCGAAAGTATGATAAATGATCCGAATGTTAATTCTTATATGAACAATACAATAAATACAGCT encodes:
- a CDS encoding DUF5711 family protein, translating into MRGSRAKRHNKRLQFFILLFFLLILIASSRMFNIGKLLNNNEKTLQIISNINVDMNKYSGVNIYDDKILITDSNKIISLYYNGNIAWKKDIKIINPIIRFGKQNIYILDPLNGQVTALNLNGEEIWRYDFKKSIKDIVEKEDCLIIFTKAGESKDQINIFNLKGDLVGNIILEQGVALDCDISRDKKKVLINVLDLSDEKIKSKVALYSVNGYEIWGQSIENDIIAKINFIDGKILSVTKSNIRLLNSKQKLLWDRNVNGEIIDLRVDINDKKIILLYDGDKKYLEVVSINGRTIMKKEVDKSIKKIYKKDSNIYLAGDKRIYGISKDVFLDYNTSEKIKSIGILKDKLIIITNENIKIMKLVNLKSN
- a CDS encoding CvpA family protein; this encodes MNWVDYVVIVILLVNGLGGLRKGLIITVFNLFGFILSLYIAKLYYPVLANFIKNNPNFIYTIKKYVTTRVQIIINKIGNSGSIGDFFEILKLPNKLGESMINDPNVNSYMNNTINTAGDMISTKLTGLFVDIISIIIVFLVAKFILYVVVSVLDNIAQLPVLRQINKSAGLIFGLVKGIFILYILFAIITPVVTMFPDGAISKGVYDSTIGYYLYSNNLIINYLKGYGLFK